In Tachysurus vachellii isolate PV-2020 chromosome 12, HZAU_Pvac_v1, whole genome shotgun sequence, the following are encoded in one genomic region:
- the LOC132854917 gene encoding BOLA class I histocompatibility antigen, alpha chain BL3-7-like isoform X2, protein MDLSCSSVKVLLFLMNGFLQTSADTHSLQYFYTGVTPGIHFPEFTAIVLVDGELSEYYDSNIRSIIPKTEWIKKVDADHPYYWSRETEEWQDEQEWLKHDVVTAMNHFNQTEGVHTVQLMFGCEIDDDGTSRVFSHFSYDGEDFISLDLKTKTWTAAINKVLITKKKWNPTGHTAKGCTFYLENECIDWLKKFVSYRRDTLERKVLPTVSLFQKHSPSPEVVCHATGFFPKAVNFTWRKDGEDVHEDVELRETLPNQDGSFQKRSILKVPAEELQKHTYTCVIQHSSLEKELVLEVPKGGGSMAIIVGVVVALFFLVALIVAVVAGIMVWKKKNSGFTRAPASEESSSTNS, encoded by the exons ATGGACCTCAGTTGTTCCTCGGTGAAAGTTCTGCTGTTCCTCATGAATGGTTTTCTTCAGACGTCAGCAG acacacactctctgcagTACTTCTATACAGGAGTCACACCAGGAATACATTTCCCAGAGTTCACTGCTATTGTTCTGGTAGATGGAGAACTGTCTGAGTACTATGACAGCAACATCAGGAGCATTATACCAAAGACAGAGTGGATAAAAAAGGTTGATGCTGATCATCCATATTACTGGTCCAGAGAGACCGAGGAATGGCAGGATGAACAAGAGTGGCTTAAACATGATGTGGTTACAGCAATGAATCACTTTAATCAGACTGAAG gaGTTCACACTGTGCAGCTGATGTTTGGCTGTGAGATTGATGATGACGGCACCAGCAGAGTATTCAGCCATTTCAGTTATGATGGAGAAGATTTCATCAGTCTGGATCTGAAAACTAAAACCTGGACTGCAGCCATCAATAAAGTTCTGATCACTAAAAAAAAGTGGAATCCTACAGGGCATACAGCTAAAGGCTGTACATTCTACTTGGAGAACGAGTGTATTGATTGGTTAAAAAAGTTTGTGTCTTATCGCAGAGACACTCTGGAGAGGAAAG tTCTTCCTACAGTGTCACTGTTCCAGAAACACTCTCCTTCTCCAGAGGTGGTGTGTCACGCTACAGGTTTCTTCCCCAAAGCAGTGAACTTCACCTGGAGGAAGGACGGAGAGGACGTGCATGAGGACGTGGAGCTCAGAGAGACGTTACCCAACCAGGATggaagcttccagaagagaagcATTCTGAAAGTCCCAGCTGAGGAGCTGCAGAAACACACCTACACCTGTGTGATTCAGCACAGCAGCTTGGAGAAGGAGTTAGTGCTAGAAGTACCAAAAG GTGGAGGATCGATGGCTATCATCGTTGGTGTAGTCGTGGCTCTCTTCTTTCTTGTCGCTCTCATCGTTGCTGTTGTTGCTGGAATTATGGtctggaagaagaagaactctG GATTCACACGTGCTCCAGCCTCTGAAGAGTCTTCCTCCACCAATTCTTAA
- the LOC132854917 gene encoding BOLA class I histocompatibility antigen, alpha chain BL3-7-like isoform X1 — MDLSCSSVKVLLFLMNGFLQTSADTHSLQYFYTGVTPGIHFPEFTAIVLVDGELSEYYDSNIRSIIPKTEWIKKVDADHPYYWSRETEEWQDEQEWLKHDVVTAMNHFNQTEGVHTVQLMFGCEIDDDGTSRVFSHFSYDGEDFISLDLKTKTWTAAINKVLITKKKWNPTGHTAKGCTFYLENECIDWLKKFVSYRRDTLERKVLPTVSLFQKHSPSPEVVCHATGFFPKAVNFTWRKDGEDVHEDVELRETLPNQDGSFQKRSILKVPAEELQKHTYTCVIQHSSLEKELVLEVPKGGGSMAIIVGVVVALFFLVALIVAVVAGIMVWKKKNSGERRKEADVKFSENRFTLSNS, encoded by the exons ATGGACCTCAGTTGTTCCTCGGTGAAAGTTCTGCTGTTCCTCATGAATGGTTTTCTTCAGACGTCAGCAG acacacactctctgcagTACTTCTATACAGGAGTCACACCAGGAATACATTTCCCAGAGTTCACTGCTATTGTTCTGGTAGATGGAGAACTGTCTGAGTACTATGACAGCAACATCAGGAGCATTATACCAAAGACAGAGTGGATAAAAAAGGTTGATGCTGATCATCCATATTACTGGTCCAGAGAGACCGAGGAATGGCAGGATGAACAAGAGTGGCTTAAACATGATGTGGTTACAGCAATGAATCACTTTAATCAGACTGAAG gaGTTCACACTGTGCAGCTGATGTTTGGCTGTGAGATTGATGATGACGGCACCAGCAGAGTATTCAGCCATTTCAGTTATGATGGAGAAGATTTCATCAGTCTGGATCTGAAAACTAAAACCTGGACTGCAGCCATCAATAAAGTTCTGATCACTAAAAAAAAGTGGAATCCTACAGGGCATACAGCTAAAGGCTGTACATTCTACTTGGAGAACGAGTGTATTGATTGGTTAAAAAAGTTTGTGTCTTATCGCAGAGACACTCTGGAGAGGAAAG tTCTTCCTACAGTGTCACTGTTCCAGAAACACTCTCCTTCTCCAGAGGTGGTGTGTCACGCTACAGGTTTCTTCCCCAAAGCAGTGAACTTCACCTGGAGGAAGGACGGAGAGGACGTGCATGAGGACGTGGAGCTCAGAGAGACGTTACCCAACCAGGATggaagcttccagaagagaagcATTCTGAAAGTCCCAGCTGAGGAGCTGCAGAAACACACCTACACCTGTGTGATTCAGCACAGCAGCTTGGAGAAGGAGTTAGTGCTAGAAGTACCAAAAG GTGGAGGATCGATGGCTATCATCGTTGGTGTAGTCGTGGCTCTCTTCTTTCTTGTCGCTCTCATCGTTGCTGTTGTTGCTGGAATTATGGtctggaagaagaagaactctGGTGAGAGGAGGAAGGAGGCAGATGTGAAGTTTTCAGAGAACAGATTTACACTTTCTAATTCTTGA
- the LOC132854919 gene encoding uncharacterized protein LOC132854919, translated as MVQFNTLPVFLCVMAGLLSETQSSLTLEAEAGDNVTIWCQHDLTVTSFIFWFKHTSDSVPLLLGCKKFRTSASSELCYFFSERERIVMSVHGSKSSLTITTVNVSDTGLYYCSFTDRMIFSNSTYLQVKGINKTFSENLDNARGSVSPAVFFMLIVVFGSVTVFLLCVLIIILKHRKTHRGAEADDNELWKKKTKRRHDEVEYSYVVFSSVVEC; from the exons ATGGTTCAGTTTAATACTCtgcctgtgtttctctgtgtcatGG CAGGTTTGCTCTCAGAGACTCAGAGCTCTTTAACTTTGGAGGCAGAAGCTGGAGATAACGTCACTATTTGGTGCCAACATGATCTGACTGTAACATCTTTCATCTTCTGGTTTAAACACACAAGTGATTCAGTTCCACTTCTTCTTGGGTGTAAAAAGTTTAGGACATCAGCTTCATCAGAGTTGTGTTACTTCTTTAGTGAGCGTGAGAGAATAGTAATGTCTGTTCATGGCAGTAAATCATCTCTCACAATCACTACAGTAAACGTCTCTGATACAGGACTCTATTACTGCAGCTTCACTGACAGAATGATCTTCAGTAACTCCACATATTTACAAGTGAAag gcataaataaaacattttctgagAACTTGGATAATGCAAgag GTTCTGTGTCTCCTGCTGTGTTCTTCATGCTGATTGTGGTGTTTGGTTCAGTGACTGTGTTTCTTCTCTGTGTCCTGATCATCATACTGaagcacagaaaaacacacagag GTGCTGAAGCAGATGATAATGAG CTCTGGAAGAAGAAAACCAAGAGGAGACATGATGAAGTGGAGTACTcttatgttgtgttttcttctgTTGTTGAATGTTAA